In Peromyscus maniculatus bairdii isolate BWxNUB_F1_BW_parent chromosome 9, HU_Pman_BW_mat_3.1, whole genome shotgun sequence, one genomic interval encodes:
- the Cln5 gene encoding bis(monoacylglycero)phosphate synthase CLN5, whose translation MPTSSYGALLLPAHARWSRGARARPGQRRRQALGGHAPRAAARTLGRRGVGSHGDPREPCMARAGRRGAGWCWALALLGLAAALGASPTSGRRWPVPYKRFSFRPKPDPYCQAKYTFCPTGSPIPVMKDNDIIEVLRLQAPVWEFKYGDLLGHFKIMHDAIGFRNTLTGKNYTIEWYELFQLGNCTFPHLRPEMDAPFWCNQGAACFFEGIDDQHWKENGTLAVVATMSGNTFNKMAEWVKQDNETGIYYETWTVQASPGKGVETWFESYDCSKFVLRTYEKLAEFGAEFKKIETNYTRVFLYSGEPTYLGNETSIFGPKGNKTLASVIKKFYDPFKPRLSTKEFLWSLLKVFDSVIMHREFYLFYNFEYWFLPMKFPFVKITYEEIPLPTRRPPPDS comes from the exons ATGCCAACAAGCAGCTACGGAGCCCTCCTG cTTCCGGCGCACGCGCGATGGAGCCGAGGCGCtcgggccaggccaggccagcggAGGCGTCAGGCGCTCGGAGGTCACGCGCCCAGGGCGGCGGCGCGCACGCTCGGCCGACGCGGGGTCGGGAGCCACGGGGATCCCAGGGAACCGTGCATGGCGCGCGCAGGGCGACGCGGAGCGGGCTGGTGCTGGGCGCTGGCGCTGCTCGGGCTGGCGGCGGCTCTGGGCGCGTCCCCGACGTCGGGGCGCCGCTGGCCGGTGCCCTACAA ACGCTTCTCTTTCCGTCCGAAGCCAGATCCCTACTGTCAAGCTAAGTATACCTTCTGTCCTACTGGATCACCCATCCCAGTTATGAAGGACAATGACATCATCGAAGTCTTAAGACTACAAGCCCCTGTTTGGGAATTTAAATATGGAGACCTCCTGGGACACTTT AAAATTATGCATGATGCCATCGGCTTCAGGAACACGCTGACAGGCAAGAACTACACAATAGAATGGTATGAGCTTTTTCAGCTTGGCAACTGTACCTTTCCTCACCTCCGACCCGAAATGGACGCTCCGTTCTGGTGTAACCAAGGAGCGGCCTGCTTTTTTGAAGGAATTGATGATCAACACTGGAAGGAAAATGGGACATTAGCTGTAGTCGCGACCATGTCTG GAAACACATTTAACAAAATGGCAGAGTGGGTGAAGCAGGACAATGAAACAGGGATTTATTATGAGACATGGACGGTCCAGGCCAGCCCAGGAAAAGGGGTGGAGACGTGGTTTGAATCCTACGACTGTTCGAAATTTGTGTTAAGGACGTATGAGAAATTGGCTGAATTTGGAGCAGAATTCAAGAAGATAGAAACAAACTATACAAGAGTATTTCTTTACAGTGGAGAACCTACTTATTTGGGAAATGAAACATCTATTTTTGGGCCAAAAGGAAACAAGACTCTCGCTTCAGTCATAAAAAAATTTTATGACCCCTTCAAACCACGTTTGTCAACCAAAGAATTTCTGTGGAGTCTCTTGAAAGTTTTTGATTCAGTGATTATGCACAGAGAGTTCTACCTGTTTTATAACTTTGAATATTGGTTCCTACCTATGAAATTCCCCTTTGTCAAAATAACATACGAGGAAATCCCTTTGCCTACCAGACGTCCACCCCCTGACTCGTGA